The genomic interval GGGTATCAGCATTGTGTTCTGGACTTGGATTGTATTGGTTAACCTGTGATTTTTTAATgttaactaaaaaaaaacacaccaatGTTACATCTGTTCCTGGGAACTAATGCATTGCATATTGAAGCAAGCGTGAACAATTCCAGAGAATAAATTAGCTCTGTTGAATTTTATAATAGGTTAAATAAATTGGACAATCCTTGTTAATTAGAACATAATTTCGGGGTCTAATTACATCTCTGATGAGGTATCAAAATTATTATTAAATTCGTATTAATAATCTTCTGCCAGGGCCGCGTGTTACACTGCATGTTCTTTATCGGGTACTAAAGATAGCGGATATCTACCTCAAATTGCCATAAATATTAGGCGGTGTGTAGAGTAGCCTTCACGGATGACACATGTACAATTTATAGATACAAGGTATTAGTCCGCTGCTTCTCAATTTTTTCACTATTATGAAAACTAATAAATTTGTCAACGGGAATTACGCATACAAATCAGATGAGGCACAGCAGATTACATATTGAAGTCCCGGGCCTCTCGAGTTTAAATGAAATTTCAATCTAATAATTCCTTTCCGGCCTGGTCGTAATTTGCttagagatgctgcttgacttctTTTCAGGCGCAATGAAAGCGCTATTCGTGCGATAATTAAATGATAGTCAGGCTTTTAAGTTTGATTTATTTTCATTCATCGTGCTACGAGGAGAATAGAGCAGCAAGTGATATAATATAATTTCTTGATTTCTACCTGCAACTGCAAAGAGAAAAATGTTATCAAAATAATGAAAGTGGTCACTAGTTTAATAAGCAAAACAGCAACTAGATGCAACCTTAGATATACATATTTGCAGGTGTAGTGACGCTAAAAATCTAAATTATACTATCATTTTAGTAAATAATTCCTTTATTGAAAATCGCAGAGAATCTGCCGTGTTGTCATGGACTGAAAAATTAGTATTATTGAAACTTTCTTGCGGCCAATGACCTATAAAAGCAAAACAATATTGTGCTCGTTTCCAAGATAAAACATGAACAGTGCGAAAATGTTTCCTGTAATAACAACCTATTAAGTGATATGGTGACGGTATCTACAGATCAATAATCCTTCCGGGAGTGGGGTGGCTAAAAAAAACTGGCAAGGGGTAATCATAAAGCTTTATTTCGGGATTGCTAACTGTATAGCGCGCGTGTGAATAATttgaaaggaaggagggaggacACCCCGCATGCGTGTTGTCCCACTTGCACTTCGCATGCTAATGGATTTTAAAAAATCCTCCGAAGTGGAACCTGAGTCTTTCCCCCTCTTTTCTCACCAGGTGAAACGCGACAGACTGGAGCGTGAACAGTCCGCTTATGAGCCACGAGCAACCGAGCCAGCCCGCGACCAATAGGCGCTCAGGATCAGCACACACACCATCCACAAACACCCAGACACGCgcgctcacagacacacacacacacacacacagagacagacaaggCAGAGACACGCGCGCGCACTCTGACACCCCAAAAGTCCCTTCATGTCTTTCCACGAGCTACCTGCTCGGGCAAGGTGTGCAGCAGCGGCGCGAGACTCGGCCAGCCCCGCGCGCCGTTCCGGAGCGAACGCCGGCCCGGCCGCCGCGCCGCCTGCCCCCCGCCAGCGCCCCGCACCAGCCCCGGGCCCCCGCCAGCCGAACGCCGCCGCtgcaagatgatgatgatgatgtcgaTGAATGGGGGGAAGCAGGCGTTCGGCATGCCGCCACCGCCGCACTCGTCCAACCTGCCCGAGTCCAAGTACTCGAGCCTGCACACGTCCTCTGCTTCCAACTCATCGTCCACTCCATCCAGCAGCAGCAGTAgcagcaacagcagcagcaacagcaGCAACTCAGAGGCGATGTGCCGAGCCTGTCTCCCAACCCCACCGGTACGTATATGCATAATCACCGCTTAGAGGCACATTTTGACAGCCCCCTCTTTTTCCCTTTGCTTGATGTTTTTTTCATGTCTGTACAGCAAATCACCCAACACCTCGGATACTTTCAACTTATGTATTCAGACTGGCTTGCCGTTCATATTAATTTTTATGAcccgggtggtgtgtgtgtgtgtgtgtgtgtgtgtgtatgtgtatgtatgtgtgtgtatgtgtgtgtgtgtgtgtgtgtgtgtgtgtgtgtgtgtgtgtgtgtgtgtatgtgtgtgtgtgtatatatgtatgtgtgtgtgtgtgtgtgtatgtgtgtgttttttttaaaggttTTTTTAACATTCTGGAAATGTTTTAATCCTGGAGTCGAGCGAATTCCCTGCtgacaggaatgtgtgcattctaTTTGCAATTGCAGAGCAATATATTCGGCGGGCTGGATGAAAGTTTGGTGGCCCGCGCCGAAGCTCTGGCGGCTGTGGACATTGTACCGCAGAGCACCAAGAGCCATCCGTTCAAGCCGGACGCCACCTACCACACCATGAACAGCATCCCGTGCACCTCCAGTTCGTCTTCAGGCCCCATCTCTCACCCTTCCTCGCTGGGCTCGcaccaacatcaccaccaccatcaccaccaccaccaccaccagcagcaCCACCAGCAGCAGCATCAGCAGCAGCAGCCGCCGCCTCACCCGAGCTTGGAGGGAGAGCTGCTCGAACACCTGTCTCCGGGCCTGGGGCTGTCGGCCATGGCGGCGCCCGACGGCAGCGTGGTGTCCCCGCCGGCGGCGCCGCCTCACCTGGGCGGCCTGGCCCACATGCACCAGGCCATGAGCATGGCAGGCCACGGCCTAACCGCCCCACACGGCGCCCTGGGCTGCATGGGCGAGGTGGACGCCGACCCCCGCGACCTGGAAGCGTTCGCGGAGCGCTTCAAGCAGCGGCGGATCAAACTCGGCGTGACCCAGGCGGACGTGGGAGCGGCGCTCGCCAACCTGAAGATTCCGGGCGTGGGCTCGCTCAGCCAGAGCACCATCTGCCGCTTCGAGTCGCTGACGCTGTCGCACAACAACATGATCGCGCTCAAGCCCATCCTGCAGGCGTGGCTGGAGGAGGCCGAGAAGTCTCACCGCGACAAGCTCAGCAAACCCGAGCTCTTCAACGGCGCCGACAAGAAGAGGAAGCGCACGTCGATCGCCGCGCCCGAGAAGCGCTCCCTCGAAGCCTACTTCGCCATCCAGCCGAGGCCGTCGTCCGAGAAAATTGCCGCCATCGCCGAGAAGCTCGACCTGAAGAAGAACGTGGTTCGGGTCTGGTTTTGCAACCAGAGACAGAAACAGAAACGGATGAAATACTCTGCAGGCCACTAGTGCCACTCCCCGGGGCAGGAGAGAGCGAGATAGGCGGACTGCAACTCCCCTAGCCCGGTCCCAATTAACCGCATTGCCTGAATCTGTCAGGACCTTGCCGTGGGCCGCCAACAAGTAAGACAGGTTTTGTTTAGTTTGTGTTTTTAATGCCACCCACTGCCACCGAAAGAGGACACATCAAAACCCCGACTGTCACTTGGTGCGAGCGGAGATTTGCAGTTTACAGATCAACAAATGACATCGTTGTTTTTAAAATTGTTTACACAAAAATGGAGTGAGGACCCGCTGACTTGAAATTATAATGTTTCACCAGTTGCTGTTATATTTTATCTGAGGATTATGTTTTGGGTTGCATTCGTTTTGTTTTCTCTTCCAAATATCACCTCTTGCACAACTGCTTTCCCTCTGCGCCTTGTAGTGAACGAGCACCCAGACACATGCAAGAGGCTTTGCTCCGGTAAAGTGCAGTACTTGATGGAACGTCCCGTGCAATCGCGTGCTATTAATTGCTTAAGGTATGCCCCCAATACTTTTCCCAAAGAGCTCTTCTATCATCACAGCAGCCCGTAATTTTGTCTCCGCTTTATTCGGAAATCATAACTCTGCTGAGCAATCGGCAATCTCCCGCTTACGGCTACTGCTTCATTAGAACCTGGGTGATCTCCCGACTTCTTTTTCTAGATTTCACTTTGAAACCCCATTCACCACCCCCACTCCGCCTCCCCTCCCTGCTATGTACGGAAATAGCTGCTAAGAGCAGGCTCGAAGTCTCTCCCTGTGTCTGAAGGCTATTATTAGATTACTGCCAAACAGCCTGAGCCTGAATTATTCATTCAAACCGTCTACAAAGTTAATTTCGTGTTCACTCGAATTAATTCCGCCTGTTTAATTCAAGTTGTGATAACAGCAGGGCAAATAAAGGGATTATTGAATTATTTAATCTTTAATACAGTATGTTGGTTGATAGAGTGTAAGAAAGGCCGAAGTCGGGGTATAAGAATAGGCGGCGATTTTTAAAGAAAGCAGATCATATAATCAGACTGTGGGTAGATATAGGGCTCACCCCGTATATATCTGCATGGAATTCAAAATATGATTTATTTCATTAAATTTTGTTCTACGTATTCCCATATAGATTCTGTCACAGTGCACAAAATGGGGTAACATAGCGGCTGTAAAGATTTTAATCTAAGAAGCTAATCTATGTCGGTCGACATAGTTGTAACTGTCTTGGGGTCTGTTTTGATTTTGAATGAAGTTTATTTTTACTTAGTGCTATTTTCTTTTTCAGAGGGAAAAAAGATTGTAGAGGTGCATTTATCAATGTGGAAAGAAAGCTGCACATTTTAATGAG from Hypanus sabinus isolate sHypSab1 chromosome 3, sHypSab1.hap1, whole genome shotgun sequence carries:
- the pou4f2 gene encoding POU domain, class 4, transcription factor 2; translation: MMMMMSMNGGKQAFGMPPPPHSSNLPESKYSSLHTSSASNSSSTPSSSSSSSNSSSNSSNSEAMCRACLPTPPSNIFGGLDESLVARAEALAAVDIVPQSTKSHPFKPDATYHTMNSIPCTSSSSSGPISHPSSLGSHQHHHHHHHHHHHQQHHQQQHQQQQPPPHPSLEGELLEHLSPGLGLSAMAAPDGSVVSPPAAPPHLGGLAHMHQAMSMAGHGLTAPHGALGCMGEVDADPRDLEAFAERFKQRRIKLGVTQADVGAALANLKIPGVGSLSQSTICRFESLTLSHNNMIALKPILQAWLEEAEKSHRDKLSKPELFNGADKKRKRTSIAAPEKRSLEAYFAIQPRPSSEKIAAIAEKLDLKKNVVRVWFCNQRQKQKRMKYSAGH